A stretch of the Maridesulfovibrio zosterae DSM 11974 genome encodes the following:
- a CDS encoding molybdopterin-guanine dinucleotide biosynthesis protein MobB, with product MKAIAIVGKKKTGKTTLGLALVKNLTAKGLKVGVVKHSHHGFDGAEGADTEEYKRIAASVAAYSPSQSFVSWNAERTVQDLIPLMGVDVIIMEGGNKVGWLPRIIMVREDADDKDFYPELALEQVPACTRENPPSAEEIEKLADMVMDKGFILPGLNCGECGREFCMNFVADILTGKARISGCKAMSGEMSVTCNGAELGFNPFVSDILSAGITAMLKQLKGYVPGEIEIKIKNGS from the coding sequence ATGAAAGCTATTGCCATTGTAGGAAAGAAGAAAACAGGAAAAACCACTTTAGGGCTGGCCCTAGTAAAAAATCTTACAGCAAAAGGACTTAAAGTCGGAGTGGTGAAACATTCCCACCATGGCTTTGATGGTGCAGAAGGAGCTGATACCGAAGAATATAAAAGAATTGCAGCTTCTGTAGCGGCATATTCCCCTTCACAGTCATTTGTCTCATGGAATGCTGAGAGGACAGTGCAGGACCTTATTCCTCTCATGGGCGTTGATGTAATAATTATGGAAGGTGGTAATAAAGTAGGTTGGCTGCCACGAATAATCATGGTCAGAGAGGATGCCGATGATAAAGATTTTTATCCAGAACTGGCTCTTGAACAGGTTCCAGCCTGCACTCGCGAAAATCCTCCATCAGCCGAAGAAATCGAAAAACTGGCTGACATGGTTATGGACAAAGGTTTTATACTTCCGGGCCTCAACTGCGGCGAATGCGGCCGCGAATTCTGCATGAATTTCGTAGCAGATATCCTCACCGGCAAGGCCAGAATTTCCGGTTGCAAGGCAATGTCCGGAGAAATGAGCGTGACCTGTAATGGGGCAGAACTAGGATTTAACCCCTTTGTTTCTGATATTCTTTCTGCTGGAATCACAGCCATGTTGAAGCAGCTTAAAGGTTATGTGCCGGGAGAAATTGAAATTAAAATAAAAAACGGCAGTTAA
- the satP gene encoding acetate uptake transporter: MESKLANPAPLGLMGFGMTTILLNIHNAGFFPISSMILAMGIFYGGIAQIIAGVMEFKKGNTFGTTAFTSYGLFWMTLVALIVMPKLGWTEATPHAFMAWYLVMWGTFTLFMFVGTLKSNKVLQFIFFSLTILFYLLAIRDFTHNALIGTIAGYEGIVCGASAFYLAMAEVINEVHGRTILPIGE, translated from the coding sequence ATGGAATCAAAACTCGCAAATCCCGCACCTCTAGGGCTTATGGGCTTTGGAATGACGACTATTTTACTCAATATTCACAATGCCGGTTTTTTCCCCATCAGTTCCATGATTCTTGCCATGGGAATTTTCTACGGCGGGATTGCCCAGATCATTGCAGGAGTGATGGAATTTAAAAAAGGCAATACTTTCGGTACAACAGCATTTACATCATACGGACTATTCTGGATGACACTCGTTGCCCTTATAGTCATGCCTAAACTTGGCTGGACTGAAGCAACTCCTCATGCTTTTATGGCCTGGTATCTGGTGATGTGGGGAACATTTACCCTGTTCATGTTCGTTGGAACTCTTAAAAGCAATAAAGTTCTTCAGTTCATTTTCTTTTCACTTACTATACTCTTCTACCTGCTTGCTATCCGTGACTTCACACACAATGCCCTTATAGGTACAATTGCAGGCTATGAAGGCATCGTCTGCGGTGCATCTGCTTTCTACCTTGCTATGGCTGAAGTTATAAATGAAGTACATGGACGTACTATTCTGCCTATCGGTGAATAA
- the argB gene encoding acetylglutamate kinase produces the protein MDRDIIKAKLLIESLPYIKEFYGETIVIKYGGNAMIDEALKRAFALNIILLKYIGINPVVIHGGGPQIQKMLSALSIDSQFKSGYRVTDEATMDVVEMVLVGQVNKQIVNLINLNGGKAVGLSGKDGMLLKAEKKELVVESEAKAPEIIDLGKVGEVTEVNTTLIKTLQKDGFIPVIAPVGVDEEGSTYNINADSVAGAVAAAMGAKRLHLLTDVVGLLDADKNLISSMSCREAAEAIDSGVATGGMIPKLSCCLEAVHSGVEKAHIIDGRVENCVLLELFTKNGIGTEVVG, from the coding sequence ATGGACAGAGATATTATAAAAGCCAAACTTCTTATTGAATCACTGCCTTACATAAAAGAATTCTACGGAGAAACAATTGTTATAAAGTATGGCGGGAATGCCATGATCGATGAGGCTCTTAAGCGCGCTTTTGCTCTTAATATAATCCTGCTCAAATACATCGGAATCAATCCGGTTGTAATACATGGCGGCGGCCCTCAAATTCAAAAAATGCTCAGCGCATTAAGTATCGACAGTCAATTTAAGAGCGGATACCGGGTTACAGATGAAGCAACTATGGATGTAGTTGAAATGGTTCTTGTCGGACAGGTTAACAAGCAGATTGTCAACCTCATCAACCTTAACGGTGGTAAAGCTGTAGGACTGTCCGGCAAAGACGGTATGCTGCTTAAAGCGGAAAAAAAAGAACTGGTAGTTGAATCAGAGGCAAAAGCTCCGGAAATTATAGATCTGGGAAAAGTCGGTGAAGTCACCGAAGTAAATACAACTTTGATTAAAACATTACAAAAAGACGGCTTTATCCCCGTAATTGCTCCTGTCGGAGTAGATGAAGAAGGATCAACCTACAACATTAATGCTGACTCGGTTGCCGGAGCTGTTGCGGCAGCGATGGGAGCAAAACGCCTGCACTTGCTGACTGATGTCGTAGGACTGCTTGATGCTGACAAAAATCTTATTTCTTCTATGAGCTGCCGTGAAGCGGCTGAAGCAATTGATTCCGGTGTTGCAACAGGTGGAATGATCCCAAAACTGAGCTGTTGCCTTGAAGCTGTTCACTCCGGTGTTGAAAAAGCACACATTATCGATGGACGGGTTGAAAACTGCGTACTGCTTGAACTCTTCACCAAAAACGGGATCGGAACTGAAGTTGTCGGTTAA
- the glp gene encoding gephyrin-like molybdotransferase Glp: MNHDFFNIISRKEFELLLRTFQATELTQIPIADAFGLVLGNDIVSPEDLPPVNRSCMDGYAVNASDAFGASETNPAYLECCAKLSVDEAPSFTLKSGECASIPTGGTLPDGSDAVVMVEHTQELGSGTIEIRKSSVPGEHTMLKGEDAAKGSVIFKAGHRIRFQDVGLLAALGIKEVTIRKKPRVGIISTGDELVEIDFPQKAGTIRDVNSHTLRCLVSSAGAEAVNYGIVHDELPKLELTLTKAISENDLVLLSGGSSVGMRDLTVQAIESMPESEILAHGVAISPGKPTILGKAGNKPVLGLPGQVTSVQVVMLSLVMPFIRHLMGQKNAFSTSDRPVIQAELEQNTVSKPGREDYVRMKLTSREEGIPLASPVYGKSGLLKTMIQADGLMIIPADTEGFYAGNIVNVWLI; the protein is encoded by the coding sequence ATGAATCACGACTTTTTTAATATCATCAGCAGAAAAGAATTTGAGTTATTACTTCGAACTTTTCAGGCAACAGAACTGACACAAATTCCTATTGCAGATGCGTTCGGACTGGTGCTGGGTAATGATATTGTTTCCCCGGAAGACCTGCCACCTGTAAATCGTTCCTGTATGGACGGATACGCCGTCAATGCAAGTGATGCTTTCGGAGCGTCAGAGACAAATCCGGCTTACCTTGAATGCTGCGCTAAACTCAGCGTAGATGAAGCTCCCAGCTTTACTCTGAAATCAGGTGAATGTGCCTCCATTCCCACTGGAGGAACTCTGCCCGATGGATCTGATGCAGTTGTCATGGTAGAGCATACTCAGGAACTTGGATCAGGGACTATAGAGATACGCAAATCTTCTGTTCCCGGCGAGCACACCATGCTTAAGGGAGAAGATGCAGCCAAAGGAAGCGTTATTTTTAAAGCCGGACATAGAATCCGTTTTCAAGATGTAGGACTGCTTGCTGCACTGGGTATTAAAGAAGTTACAATCCGCAAGAAGCCAAGAGTAGGCATAATCTCCACAGGAGATGAACTTGTCGAAATAGATTTCCCCCAAAAGGCCGGAACTATCAGAGATGTTAATTCTCACACTCTGCGCTGCCTTGTTTCCTCAGCCGGAGCCGAGGCAGTAAATTATGGAATTGTACATGATGAGCTGCCAAAGTTGGAATTGACACTTACAAAAGCCATATCTGAAAATGATCTGGTACTACTTTCCGGAGGGAGCTCAGTTGGAATGCGTGACCTTACAGTTCAGGCAATCGAATCAATGCCTGAATCGGAAATACTTGCCCACGGGGTAGCTATAAGCCCCGGTAAACCTACAATTTTAGGCAAAGCAGGTAATAAGCCTGTTCTTGGTCTTCCAGGTCAGGTAACTTCAGTACAAGTGGTTATGCTATCTTTAGTCATGCCATTTATCCGCCATCTCATGGGACAGAAGAATGCTTTTTCCACCTCTGACCGGCCAGTTATACAGGCAGAACTAGAACAAAACACAGTCTCAAAGCCTGGCCGTGAAGATTACGTACGCATGAAATTAACTTCCCGCGAAGAAGGTATTCCACTTGCCAGTCCTGTCTATGGTAAATCAGGACTGCTCAAGACAATGATTCAGGCTGACGGCTTAATGATTATCCCTGCTGATACGGAAGGCTTTTACGCCGGAAACATAGTTAATGTCTGGTTAATATAA